The Methanobrevibacter sp. TMH8 genomic interval AACTTTTTAATAGCTTTTTTAGGATCCCCTGTTACTATATCGATGTTGTAATTTTTATTTTCTTTTTTATTTTCTTTATTTTCACTATTTATATTATTATTTTTATTATTTACTTCATCATCTCTCATAATTTCCCTGTAATCTTATATTGAGTATGTAATATTGAATATTATTTATTCATTTATATTTTTTGATAAATTTAAAGCTTTTATAGAAAGATTTTTTAGATTTTCCTTAAATTCTCCTTTATTAATTGAAGATAATTCTTCACAAATTAGCTTTTCCCACTTGCTATCTATTTCTTTTATTTTCAGACCTACTTTTTTCCCTTTATTGGTTAAGGAAATATTGTATTTTCTTCTATTTTCTTCTGAAAATTCTCTTTTTATAATTTTCACATCTTCCATTTTTTTAAGAGATCTTG includes:
- a CDS encoding MarR family winged helix-turn-helix transcriptional regulator, encoding MDKIEKLCNSDSKDIPLTALISIIYRSHRVYLNNEIDNLELSAGQIPVLIELLKIENSSQEELSDRLCIDKGSIARSLKKMEDVKIIKREFSEENRRKYNISLTNKGKKVGLKIKEIDSKWEKLICEELSSINKGEFKENLKNLSIKALNLSKNINE